The Desulfovibrio sp. G11 region TGGCTACTTCATAACGGGTGATTCCGTCGCTGAAGTGAATTTCCATAGCCATACCGGCGTCACAGAGCAGCTTGAGGGTACGGTATACTGTAGTTTGCCCGATACCCGGATCGCGCTGCAGGATGTGTTGATAAAACTCTTCAAGAGAGTGGTGGCCCGGCAGCTCAAAAAAGGCTTCGGCTATGATGCGCCGTTGCGATGTGGTGTTCAGGCCCTTGCGGTTCATGAACTCCAGAAAGTCCGCCAGGCAGGCGTTAAGCTGTGTTGCTGTCATAATTGCCTACCCCCGGGAGCAATGTAAAATATTTTCCACGTTCATGCCAAGAAAAACAAAGCGCGAGTTTTTCGAGCCCGTTATGTTGAAATGTTCAGATAATGCATCCTTACTTGTGACGCACTTTCAAACAAAAAGCAATGAATTACAAGAACCTGTCACGGGCTTAAATCCCGGTAATCCCTACAGCGTGAAGGCCTTGCCCCTTTGCTTCCCGTTCGCTAGCCTGTATATAAGGTTTAAAATCAAAGAGTACAGCCATAGTTTTTTTCATTGGCTGCACTGGATTTTTACAACAGACTTGACATTTTTATTAGGATTGAATACTGTTTTCAAACAGAACGATTCCCAACCTTTTCCGGAGCCGTACGCGCGTTCCGCCTGCAAGGAAAATAATATGGCAAATCTGATCAATTCCAAGGTTGAACCCTTCAATGTGCAGGCATATCACCTGGGTGAGCTGAAAAATGTATGCGACACAGACCTGCTGGGGCACTGGTCCATTTTCTTTTTCTACCCTGCCGACTTTACTTTTGTATGCCCCACAGAGCTTGAAGACCTGTCGGACACCTACGAAGACTTCAAAAAACTCAATTGCGAAATTTACTCTGTCTCTACAGACAGCGCCTTTGTGCATAAAGCCTGGGCCGATGCTTCCCCAAGCATAGCCAAAATCAGATACCCCATGCTGTCCGACAGTGCGGGCACCCTTTCACGCGCTTTTCATGTGCTGATTGAAGAGGCCGGTCAGGCCCTGCGCGGCAGCTTTATTGTAAACCCCGAAGGCATCATCAAAGCTTACGAAGTGCACGACCTCGGCATCGGCCGCAATGCCGAAGAGCTGCTGCGCAAGCTTGAAGCAGCCCAGTTTGTGGCCCAGCACGGCGATCAGGTATGCCCCGCCCGCTGGAAGCCCGGCAAGTCCACCCTTAAGCCCGGCCTTGACCTGGTGGGCAAGCTGTAGCCTGTATTTCTCAGTCCCATAGCCTCACCCCTCCTCTGGCACTATCCCCAAACCGGAACCACCCGCTTACGCGGGTGGTTCCTTTATATCCATCATCGTTATCTGGTCAGAACATATTTTCAACCAATGTTGTCCGGTTAAGCACCCATAGCTAACAGGCTATAACTATAGGTGTTTATAGTTTTTCGTCTTCGCGGATTCAGAAG contains the following coding sequences:
- a CDS encoding Fur family transcriptional regulator, translating into MTATQLNACLADFLEFMNRKGLNTTSQRRIIAEAFFELPGHHSLEEFYQHILQRDPGIGQTTVYRTLKLLCDAGMAMEIHFSDGITRYEVARPDSHHDHLVCLQCGKIVEICDPRIETLQREMAEKYGFRLRGHVHNLYGLCEMCRTQAAEEDK
- the ahpC gene encoding alkyl hydroperoxide reductase subunit C — its product is MANLINSKVEPFNVQAYHLGELKNVCDTDLLGHWSIFFFYPADFTFVCPTELEDLSDTYEDFKKLNCEIYSVSTDSAFVHKAWADASPSIAKIRYPMLSDSAGTLSRAFHVLIEEAGQALRGSFIVNPEGIIKAYEVHDLGIGRNAEELLRKLEAAQFVAQHGDQVCPARWKPGKSTLKPGLDLVGKL